tgtattatttttttatgtaaaaatattcatgaaaattattCTTCGAGTTTCATGTCATTAAAGTGACTATAGAAACCAAAACCCTACGAAAGAGAATCCTGGGAATGatatataagatatttaaaagtaacgataatttgattgaaaaaaagtgaaaaatacctaaataataaataaaaggtaAATTTGAAATCCGTTgacaagataataaaattaaatttgttatttatataatacttTGGTGACGAGATAAATTATcggattcaaaattttatttacttagtataaccgatttaatctaaaatgaattattagacatatataaaggcttttttttttttttttaagtttatgttttatttttaataaatattttcagtgaTACTGAAAAAGAGGGGCTATAGAGAATTgagatttattaaaaatttaataaatttaacagaaaGGTCAACTTAAAGGGTGGAAAAGTCATTTCATCACAGTTCATTCGATTAGAAGATATAAAAATGGAGCGAAAGCTGCCTCTTGTGTTCTTACTTTTTGAGGCAGCTAAAGCCTACACAGTCAACCCTCATCAACGAGCCAACACCCACTCACCCAGTGTTTTTGCATCCAATTTCTTACAATTTTCTTCATAACCCTACATCAGGTTATTGCATACTACATCCTTTTAATCagaaaattcttttctttttctattttattcaaTGATCAACTACAATGTTGTTCTATGTTGAAACTCAGATAGGGAGAGAGACCAGTCCATGCTCTTTCATGCGCCAACAGCAAttagaatatttgaataaagtgGGGATCTTCACAGTTTAATCGGATTTTCCTTTTACAGGGTAGTCATGCCAGGCCCAGGTCCTCACATGATGTATGCGATGGGATCGGGGTTGGGACTTATGCGAGTTTCTAATGGCCGATTCAACGCCCACCACATCTTTACTTACACCATTAACGCCTTCTTTGGTCCTGACATCGGCTCCTTCTCTGAATGGCTCGGCTCCTTCTTCTCTGACTCCTTCGGCTCCGCTATAGCCGAGGCCATTCACCAccctttttattatatcttgatTCTTGGCTTTCCAATGTGTATTCTTTATTCTTGGCTCTCCAGGTTTTTGCTATTTAATGGACTTCTTGATTCCGTTTCTGGGGtgagttctattttttttttttttggtgcagAATTTGGATTTTATTCTTGTACTCTAAGTTATATTTTGATGATTAGGATTGCTTTAGGTTTTTGTTGGGTTCATTAGGATTGATTTTGAATGCAACAAGCTTAAGTTGTAAAGGTTTGTCCTTTGTTGATGTTATGGGAAAGAAGGAACATtgagtttgacttttttttttgttttgaagttGCTATTAATGTTTTGGAATTATTGGAAATATTAACTTCGATAGTTTTTGTCAGTGTGATCTGTTTTGTTTCATGGTACTATTTTGATAACCAAATCGATTGTGTAATTGAGAGGCATTTGGCAGGATTATGATACCTATTTCTACTGCAATAGACTAGCTGGGTTGTTTATTTTCCAAATGAGATTTACTTTATTATCAATTGGGGTTATATTGTGCAGGTGCCTCTGTCAAGGAGGCAGTGCTTCTTGTTGGTCTCTGCTGGttctttatctcattttttccttgACCATTTATTTGAGGTAACATTTGGAGTTGGATACGGTAttgtctttcatttttattgaacAATTGTTTGTTGTTTGCCATGTATGGCTATCGAGATTACGAGAAGATGACGGTTTAGAAATCTGTTGTACAAGAACCATTTActtctatttctttattttttttagttacaATTACCTCTTTAAATTTAGTTCTTTAATTTGTAAATGGTGCCCATGTTTGTTCTGAGGGAAGcctttat
Above is a genomic segment from Mangifera indica cultivar Alphonso chromosome 3, CATAS_Mindica_2.1, whole genome shotgun sequence containing:
- the LOC123210135 gene encoding uncharacterized protein LOC123210135 — its product is MPGPGPHMMYAMGSGLGLMRVSNGRFNAHHIFTYTINAFFGPDIGSFSEWLGSFFSDSFGSAIAEAIHHPFYYILILGFPMCILYSWLSRFLLFNGLLDSVSGVPLSRRQCFLLVSAGSLSHFFLDHLFEENGQSKMYTWILSTGWWEGRAPINPDSVFVVGFLCTCLIGGFIYIHRVKPVKSARDQSVQSLKLMLIIASLYCLWCASQIYWVSPRRAPVGEEADLGVLIFMAIYFFVPHCLCIMSTNLKDLDTEPLPL